GGTGGTGACCGGCGGTGCGCAGGGCATCGGGCGGGCTGTGGTCGAGCGACTCCTGACCGACGGTGCCCGGGTCGCGATCTGGGATCTCGATGTCGAACTCGCCGCGGAGACGGCGGCCGAGCTCGGCGGCGACACCGACATCCTACCGGTCAAGGTCGACATCGGCGACTATGCCAGCGTCGAGGCGGCGCGCGACGCGACCGTCGCCAAGTTCGGCCAGGTCGACATCCTGGTCAACAATGCCGGCATCGCCGGCACCAACGCCAAGCTGTGGGACTATCCGGTCGACGAGTGGAACCGCATCTTCCGGATCAACACCGCCGGCACCTTCCATTGCTGCAAGGCGCTCGCGCCGCTGATGATCGCGCGCAACTACGGCCGCATCGCCAATGTCGCCTCGATCGCCGGCAAGGAGGGCAATCCGAACGCCTCGGCCTATTCGGCCTCCAAGGCGGCCGTGATCGCGCTGACCAAGTCGCTCGGCAAGGAACTCGCCGACTACGACATCGCCGTGAACTGCCTGACCCCGGCCGCCGCCCGCACGGCGATCTTCTCGCAGATGTCGGAAGAGCATATCGCCTTCATGCTGTCCAAGATCCCGCGCGGCCGCTTCGTCGCCGTCGAGGAGGTCGCCGCGACGATCGCCTTCATGGTCTCGCGCGAGTGCTCCTTCACCACCGGCGCGGTCTTCGACGTCTCGGGCGGACGG
This window of the Prosthecodimorpha staleyi genome carries:
- a CDS encoding SDR family NAD(P)-dependent oxidoreductase, with translation MPTRYDFEGQVAVVTGGAQGIGRAVVERLLTDGARVAIWDLDVELAAETAAELGGDTDILPVKVDIGDYASVEAARDATVAKFGQVDILVNNAGIAGTNAKLWDYPVDEWNRIFRINTAGTFHCCKALAPLMIARNYGRIANVASIAGKEGNPNASAYSASKAAVIALTKSLGKELADYDIAVNCLTPAAARTAIFSQMSEEHIAFMLSKIPRGRFVAVEEVAATIAFMVSRECSFTTGAVFDVSGGRATY